In the genome of Bacillus thermozeamaize, one region contains:
- a CDS encoding hydrolase/acyltransferase, which produces MSELSYVILQEPDGRVVFVEMPATHAYQLSALLIRLHKEAVKLTADNVPALPRPLAECRMLETLGDVEKPVSGLDYVGRLEEAFAAVRETSYPLISLLTEIRALKVQLEHWMEEAGSA; this is translated from the coding sequence ATGTCGGAATTGTCCTATGTCATCCTGCAGGAACCGGACGGCAGGGTCGTGTTCGTGGAAATGCCCGCCACGCACGCCTACCAGCTGAGCGCCTTGCTGATCAGGCTGCACAAGGAAGCGGTCAAGCTGACCGCCGACAACGTGCCCGCGCTGCCCCGGCCGCTGGCCGAGTGCCGGATGCTGGAAACCCTCGGCGACGTGGAGAAACCCGTCAGCGGGCTGGATTACGTCGGCAGGCTGGAGGAAGCGTTCGCGGCGGTCCGCGAGACGTCCTATCCGCTGATTTCCCTGCTCACCGAGATCCGCGCGCTGAAAGTGCAGCTGGAACACTGGATGGAAGAAGCCGGTTCCGCGTAA